One genomic window of Candidatus Pseudobacter hemicellulosilyticus includes the following:
- a CDS encoding gliding motility-associated C-terminal domain-containing protein, translating into MFRRICWLLLLLSIAFFTKAQTCTNLGQTPSTAFPVCGTTSFHQTSVPVCSLPNLPVPSCPGDYPAKNPYWYRFDCYQDGSLGFVITPNDIGDDYDWMLYDITGRDPGQVFNNAALIVTGNWSGTSGLTGAADHGVNYIGCMTIVGEIRNTFSKMPTLIKGHTYMLMISHFTNSQSGYSLSFGGGTALITDPTLPGLKMAEAHCSGARILVNLSKATKCASLAADGSDFTISGGYTITGATGIGCSSSFDMTALELTVNAPLAPGSYTVSVKKGSDGNTLLDNCDNIIAEGASLSITFVAPVPTRMDSLTTPGCAPNTLELVFKKQLYCSSIAADGSDFRLSGPAPVSITGISTNCNAGFTDKVILQLSKPIEKAGSYQLQLVQGNDGNTIIDECKTPTPPGDVLAIIAKDTVNAAFSTNILYGCKSDTVEFSHDGRNGVSRYTWDFNGQGNSFIREPRFVFPTFGEKLVTLAVNNGLCYDTVTQLVNLDNAIAAGFTCPEFLCPEDMAVFTEKSLGRISSYHWEFGDGFTSSQANPVPRKYSRPVNRQERYTVSLIVGNDKNCFDTLSRQLLVLNNCTIAVPNAFTPNNDGKNDQLAPLNGWKAADLDFRIFNRYGQLIFQTSDWTRKWDGNFNGKQQASGVYVWMLRYRDRDSGQQVQKKGTTVLIR; encoded by the coding sequence ATGTTCCGGAGAATTTGCTGGCTATTGCTGTTATTGTCTATAGCCTTTTTTACGAAAGCCCAGACCTGCACCAACCTGGGACAAACCCCTTCCACGGCCTTTCCTGTTTGTGGTACTACCTCTTTTCACCAAACCTCAGTGCCTGTCTGCAGCCTGCCTAATCTTCCCGTTCCCAGTTGTCCGGGGGACTACCCGGCCAAAAATCCTTACTGGTACCGCTTTGACTGTTACCAGGACGGCAGCCTGGGTTTTGTCATTACCCCCAACGATATAGGCGATGACTACGACTGGATGCTGTATGATATTACCGGCCGTGATCCCGGTCAGGTCTTCAACAATGCGGCCCTGATTGTAACCGGCAACTGGAGCGGCACCAGTGGACTTACCGGTGCAGCCGACCATGGCGTGAATTATATAGGATGCATGACCATTGTTGGTGAGATCAGGAATACTTTCAGCAAAATGCCTACCCTGATAAAGGGGCATACCTATATGCTGATGATCAGCCATTTTACTAACAGCCAGAGCGGTTACTCCCTTTCCTTCGGCGGCGGCACGGCCCTGATCACCGATCCCACACTGCCCGGCCTGAAAATGGCGGAAGCCCACTGCTCTGGCGCCAGGATCCTGGTCAACCTCAGCAAGGCCACCAAATGCGCCAGCCTGGCTGCGGATGGCAGTGATTTTACCATTTCAGGGGGGTATACCATTACCGGGGCTACCGGCATAGGCTGCAGCAGCAGCTTTGATATGACCGCCCTGGAGCTGACGGTCAATGCCCCCCTGGCGCCCGGCTCCTATACCGTGAGCGTGAAAAAGGGCTCGGATGGGAACACCCTGCTGGATAACTGCGATAACATCATTGCCGAAGGTGCGTCCCTTTCCATTACGTTTGTTGCGCCCGTACCTACCCGGATGGATAGCCTTACCACACCCGGCTGCGCCCCCAATACGCTTGAGCTGGTATTCAAAAAACAACTTTACTGTAGTTCTATTGCCGCCGATGGCAGTGATTTCCGGCTGAGCGGGCCAGCACCGGTCAGCATCACGGGTATCAGCACAAACTGTAACGCCGGCTTTACTGATAAAGTGATCCTGCAGCTCAGCAAGCCTATTGAAAAGGCCGGCAGCTACCAGCTGCAGCTGGTGCAGGGAAATGATGGCAATACTATTATTGATGAATGCAAGACGCCCACACCGCCCGGAGATGTGCTGGCCATTATTGCCAAAGACACAGTGAACGCGGCTTTCAGCACCAATATCCTGTATGGCTGTAAAAGCGATACGGTGGAATTCAGCCATGATGGCCGCAATGGCGTCAGCCGTTATACCTGGGATTTTAACGGGCAGGGAAATAGTTTTATCCGGGAACCGCGTTTTGTATTTCCCACTTTTGGCGAAAAACTGGTGACGCTGGCCGTCAATAATGGACTTTGCTATGATACAGTGACGCAGCTGGTAAACCTGGACAATGCCATTGCAGCAGGGTTCACCTGTCCTGAATTTTTATGCCCTGAAGATATGGCTGTCTTTACAGAAAAAAGCCTGGGCAGGATATCCAGCTATCACTGGGAATTCGGGGATGGATTTACCAGCAGTCAGGCCAATCCCGTACCCAGGAAATACTCCCGGCCTGTTAACCGGCAGGAGCGGTATACGGTATCGTTGATAGTGGGGAACGACAAAAACTGTTTTGATACGCTGAGCCGGCAGCTGCTGGTGCTCAACAATTGCACCATTGCCGTGCCCAATGCTTTTACTCCCAATAACGATGGAAAGAATGACCAGCTGGCGCCGCTCAATGGGTGGAAGGCGGCTGACCTGGACTTCCGGATCTTTAACCGCTATGGACAGCTGATCTTCCAGACCAGCGACTGGACCCGCAAATGGGATGGTAATTTCAACGGAAAGCAGCAGGCCTCGGGTGTGTATGTCTGGATGCTCCGCTACCGCGACCGGGATAGCGGTCAGCAGGTTCAGAAAAAAGGCACTACGGTGCTGATCCGCTAA
- a CDS encoding sigma-70 family RNA polymerase sigma factor translates to MEGLKAGGLQRRAAEKQLYEQFFYFIDQGARKHRLGEEDCASAYSDTIITVIEHVLGERFEGRSSLKTYTYQIFSNKCVDLVRKSSTNKNRVLHTQVLDPLVQLLPDRARTVVQQLMDKSDRKLLLQKLRELGDKCRELLLLFEDGYNDREIAGQMQYQSAEVVKTTRLRCLGKLREKILSTGR, encoded by the coding sequence ATGGAGGGACTGAAAGCGGGCGGCCTGCAACGCAGGGCGGCCGAAAAGCAGCTGTACGAACAATTCTTCTATTTTATTGATCAGGGGGCCCGCAAGCACCGGCTGGGTGAAGAGGACTGCGCCAGCGCCTATTCAGACACCATCATCACCGTTATAGAACATGTTCTTGGGGAACGGTTTGAAGGCCGCTCCTCCCTGAAGACCTATACCTACCAGATTTTTAGTAATAAATGTGTTGACCTGGTCCGGAAAAGTTCGACCAATAAAAACAGGGTACTGCATACACAGGTTCTGGACCCGCTGGTACAGTTGCTGCCGGACAGGGCCCGCACCGTGGTCCAGCAGCTGATGGACAAAAGCGACCGCAAGCTGCTGCTGCAGAAATTGCGGGAGCTGGGTGATAAATGCCGTGAGCTGCTGCTGCTGTTCGAGGACGGTTATAACGACCGGGAGATAGCCGGACAGATGCAATACCAATCGGCCGAAGTGGTCAAGACCACCCGGCTGCGCTGCCTGGGCAAGCTCCGGGAAAAAATACTTTCAACCGGTAGATAA
- a CDS encoding S8 family serine peptidase, whose translation MKKTFTGMPLYLLCVLFLLPSCGFIKEYGNTNPVRWGEKGVFEGKGVSYRDDELLIFYKQPPTPESKKQIEQDIISNGVTVTEVRKCNDCDGYVELWKGSNIHTIVHGDGVKAGSGRGGSKGVGEDSLARYSLNYINRLPVDITDGMPNPNNSKPASKTAVSGAGKDTILIAVLDTGIDTLAWIGSNQLWVNPGEKKGGNDKDHNCYIDDINGWNFLSNTPNFHDDNMHGTLVSRYIMDEFTAASPHFVQLMGLKTHDHTGSGDLFSTICAIHYAVKKGAKIINASWGFYYYEDNPHPYLDSLITNICRSKGILFLAAAGNKIPQEDLLAKSIYQQRYGTTPSDAALRNLALHNFYPANFSKADNNVITVTTTDGSQVSATQNWNATYASLAIKADVVTSTHMKFLMPFASTTFEISGSSFATAIATGKIGAWLPLSAYAPGIDKETVFKKLTDGISDGSIPNFMQTSIQLRTMGRIQAGRYTKRR comes from the coding sequence ATGAAAAAGACATTTACCGGAATGCCTCTTTACCTGCTATGCGTATTATTCCTCCTACCCTCCTGTGGCTTTATCAAAGAATATGGCAATACCAATCCCGTCCGCTGGGGAGAGAAAGGCGTCTTTGAAGGCAAAGGCGTATCCTACCGGGACGATGAGCTGCTGATCTTCTACAAGCAACCACCCACCCCCGAAAGCAAGAAACAAATAGAACAGGATATTATCTCTAACGGCGTTACGGTAACCGAGGTCCGGAAATGCAATGACTGCGACGGCTATGTGGAACTCTGGAAAGGCAGTAATATCCATACCATTGTTCACGGCGATGGCGTGAAAGCCGGCTCCGGCCGCGGCGGCTCCAAAGGCGTGGGCGAAGACAGCCTGGCCCGCTATTCCCTCAACTATATCAATCGCCTGCCGGTGGATATCACAGACGGCATGCCCAATCCCAATAACAGTAAACCTGCCAGCAAGACCGCCGTCAGCGGCGCCGGCAAGGATACCATCCTGATCGCCGTCCTGGACACAGGCATTGATACCCTGGCCTGGATCGGCAGCAACCAGCTCTGGGTGAACCCCGGTGAAAAAAAGGGCGGCAATGACAAAGACCATAACTGTTACATTGACGATATCAACGGCTGGAACTTCCTCAGCAATACCCCCAATTTTCATGATGATAACATGCACGGCACCCTGGTAAGCCGCTATATCATGGACGAGTTCACCGCCGCCTCCCCCCATTTTGTGCAGCTGATGGGCCTTAAAACGCACGACCATACCGGCTCCGGCGATCTCTTCTCCACCATCTGCGCTATCCACTATGCCGTAAAAAAAGGCGCAAAGATCATCAACGCCAGCTGGGGCTTTTATTATTATGAGGACAACCCTCACCCCTATCTGGACAGCCTCATCACCAATATCTGCCGCAGCAAAGGCATCCTGTTCCTGGCCGCCGCCGGTAATAAGATCCCGCAGGAAGACCTGCTGGCCAAATCCATTTACCAGCAACGCTATGGGACCACGCCCTCTGACGCCGCTCTGCGCAACCTGGCCCTCCATAATTTTTACCCGGCCAATTTCAGCAAGGCGGATAATAATGTGATCACCGTCACCACTACAGATGGCAGCCAGGTAAGCGCCACCCAGAACTGGAACGCCACTTACGCTTCCCTGGCCATTAAGGCCGATGTAGTGACCAGCACACACATGAAATTCCTGATGCCCTTTGCCAGCACTACTTTCGAGATCAGCGGTTCTTCCTTTGCCACGGCCATTGCCACTGGAAAAATAGGCGCCTGGCTACCTCTCTCCGCCTATGCGCCGGGCATTGATAAAGAAACCGTTTTCAAAAAACTGACCGATGGGATCAGCGATGGCTCTATTCCCAATTTTATGCAGACCAGTATCCAGCTCCGGACCATGGGACGTATCCAGGCCGGCAGGTACACCAAAAGACGATAG
- a CDS encoding CHAT domain-containing protein, translated as MNIFRITLTISLCLLQPWLLRAQCPTPAQWMQQIGTAEQSQDGLPERIRVWELWANQYARCKGPEDSIKARILHRLGDLYRQSGDVTKGIRYAKAAAAINSSGRPGAQPAFLTHSYYNLGLYYSQLYQFAASNAYFDSCITIGVQYPEKQYIALMAFEQKAFTYHQLGDYQHAVETASQGALLAQQWQDPQAAAFIRLQQVQAELALDRLAAAEQNILQVIQELRQDPTAAGYLATSYSVYALLLNTKKEPARAAHYYRHALALNKQLQNTAQCARDLIDLGYLYDLDLHNATRAMACYREGMQFAQQANDAYLKAGLYNNMGVVCWRQQQFRQALNYYQQGLTALPLSFSGSQLAQNPDMEQLARTGNDYFVYSLLANKAEALLELGKQENGPWLNAASQTYRLADRMVNQMRWKQQSEGSKLYWRQQTKKMYGQAIDCAWRLRQPEQAFYFFEKSRAVLLNDRLQELGARQYLPKADQEKEQGLRTRLASLQQQLAGLPNNDPQYQSGWQELYRTQEQLYHFLSETEKQHPAYYQYKYDTSTLRYDSLRSILRRHNQSLVEYFYGDSILYTLCISPEGGQLHRQVFPQYPALVRELMGLVASRSLLNKQYPRYRQLAGSLYDSLFRPLNIGTKRVILSPDDHFIPFELLLTDAADPSSFLVKAHAFSYAYSARFLLNRTQEQPLANRLLGFAPVHYQQHLQQATLAGADQSLKAISEQFSAASLLTGPRASKQQFLDKLAAWPVVQLYSHADADSGGREPVLYLADSALHLGELQALGPLKTRLMVLAACNTGVGKSWRGEGVFSLARGFAAAGIPSTITNLWPVDNRSTYALTEAFYQQLHEGLPADEALQQAKLDFLQNSDAEKELPYFWAASLLIGQPETLAPARRSGKMAWYAGSTGLLLILGAIGIRRFRKRAARKKAISGSAP; from the coding sequence ATGAATATTTTTCGGATCACCCTTACCATCAGCCTCTGTCTGCTGCAACCATGGCTCCTGCGGGCGCAATGCCCTACGCCGGCCCAATGGATGCAGCAGATAGGGACCGCTGAGCAAAGCCAGGACGGGCTGCCGGAGCGGATCCGTGTATGGGAATTATGGGCGAACCAATATGCCCGCTGCAAGGGACCCGAAGACAGTATTAAGGCAAGGATCCTGCATCGCCTCGGCGATCTGTACCGGCAATCCGGTGATGTCACCAAAGGTATCCGCTATGCAAAAGCCGCCGCCGCCATCAACAGCAGTGGCCGTCCCGGCGCACAGCCCGCCTTTCTTACCCATTCTTATTATAACCTGGGCCTTTACTATTCCCAGCTATACCAGTTTGCGGCCTCCAATGCGTATTTCGACAGCTGCATTACTATCGGTGTTCAATACCCGGAGAAACAATATATAGCGCTGATGGCTTTTGAGCAGAAGGCTTTTACGTATCACCAGCTGGGCGATTACCAGCATGCCGTGGAAACAGCCAGCCAGGGCGCGCTCCTGGCGCAGCAATGGCAGGACCCGCAGGCCGCCGCTTTTATCCGCCTGCAACAGGTACAGGCCGAGCTGGCGCTGGACCGGCTGGCCGCTGCGGAACAGAATATCCTCCAGGTAATCCAGGAACTGCGGCAGGACCCTACCGCCGCCGGATACCTGGCCACCAGCTATTCCGTATATGCCCTGCTGCTCAATACCAAAAAAGAACCGGCCCGGGCCGCCCACTATTACCGACATGCCCTGGCCCTCAACAAGCAATTGCAGAATACAGCACAATGTGCCCGCGACCTGATTGACCTGGGTTATCTGTACGACCTTGACCTGCACAATGCCACCCGCGCCATGGCCTGCTACCGGGAAGGCATGCAGTTTGCCCAACAGGCCAATGACGCCTATCTTAAAGCCGGGCTGTATAATAATATGGGCGTGGTCTGCTGGCGTCAGCAGCAGTTCCGGCAGGCCCTCAATTATTATCAGCAGGGACTGACGGCCCTGCCCCTGTCCTTCTCCGGTAGCCAGCTGGCGCAGAACCCGGACATGGAGCAACTGGCCCGCACCGGCAATGATTATTTTGTGTACTCCCTGCTGGCCAATAAGGCCGAAGCCTTACTGGAGCTGGGTAAACAGGAAAATGGCCCCTGGCTCAACGCCGCCAGCCAGACCTATCGCCTGGCCGACAGGATGGTGAACCAGATGCGCTGGAAACAGCAGAGCGAAGGCTCCAAACTGTACTGGCGGCAGCAGACCAAGAAGATGTACGGACAGGCTATCGACTGCGCCTGGCGGCTCCGGCAACCGGAGCAGGCTTTTTACTTTTTTGAAAAGAGCCGCGCTGTACTGTTGAACGACAGGCTCCAGGAACTGGGCGCCCGCCAGTACCTGCCCAAAGCAGATCAGGAAAAAGAACAGGGATTGCGCACCCGCCTCGCTTCATTGCAACAGCAGCTGGCCGGCCTGCCCAATAATGATCCGCAATACCAATCCGGCTGGCAGGAACTGTACCGTACCCAGGAGCAGCTGTATCATTTCCTGAGTGAAACAGAAAAACAACATCCGGCCTATTATCAATACAAGTATGACACCAGCACCCTGCGCTATGATTCATTGCGGTCCATCCTGCGGCGGCATAACCAGAGCCTGGTGGAATATTTTTATGGGGACAGCATCCTGTATACCCTTTGCATCAGCCCTGAGGGCGGACAGCTGCACCGGCAGGTATTCCCGCAATACCCGGCCCTGGTGCGGGAACTGATGGGACTGGTTGCCAGTCGCTCCCTGCTCAACAAACAATACCCCCGCTACCGGCAACTGGCCGGCAGCCTATATGATTCGTTGTTCCGGCCGCTGAACATCGGGACAAAGCGGGTCATCCTTTCCCCCGACGATCATTTTATTCCTTTTGAATTATTACTGACGGACGCGGCTGATCCAAGCAGTTTCCTGGTGAAAGCACATGCTTTCAGCTATGCCTATTCGGCCCGCTTCCTACTGAACAGAACGCAGGAGCAACCGCTGGCCAACCGCCTGCTGGGTTTTGCGCCGGTCCACTACCAGCAGCACCTGCAACAGGCCACCCTGGCCGGTGCGGATCAATCGCTCAAGGCCATCAGTGAGCAGTTTAGCGCTGCCAGCCTGCTCACCGGTCCCCGGGCCAGCAAGCAACAGTTCCTGGACAAGCTGGCAGCCTGGCCCGTAGTACAGTTATACTCACATGCAGATGCAGACAGTGGCGGCAGGGAGCCGGTCCTCTACCTGGCGGATTCCGCCCTTCACCTGGGCGAACTGCAGGCCCTGGGTCCTTTGAAGACCCGGCTGATGGTACTGGCCGCCTGCAATACCGGTGTGGGCAAAAGCTGGCGTGGCGAAGGCGTATTCAGTCTGGCCCGTGGTTTTGCAGCCGCCGGCATTCCCAGCACCATTACCAACCTCTGGCCGGTAGATAACCGTAGCACCTATGCGCTCACGGAAGCCTTTTATCAGCAGCTGCATGAGGGTCTGCCAGCCGACGAGGCCCTGCAACAGGCCAAGCTGGACTTTCTGCAAAACAGTGATGCGGAAAAAGAATTGCCCTATTTCTGGGCGGCCAGTCTGCTCATTGGACAGCCGGAAACACTGGCCCCTGCCAGGAGGTCCGGGAAAATGGCCTGGTATGCCGGCAGTACAGGCCTTTTACTTATTTTGGGGGCGATAGGGATCAGGCGTTTCCGGAAGCGGGCCGCACGCAAAAAGGCTATTAGCGGATCAGCACCGTAG
- a CDS encoding AraC family transcriptional regulator gives MKAKLFDLLRSMISQEPDAKPPAVYLLTIERIDQISQRLADLMVEQKPFLRSGYSIRDLSEDVNVPAYQLSAFLNRQKGLNFNDYLNQFRIRHCEDVLRSGSAELLNLKGIAANCGFSNRNTFTKAFKKFTGFTPSEYKKQCYGPSLEHRMSADTVPC, from the coding sequence ATGAAAGCCAAGCTGTTCGACCTGCTTCGTTCAATGATAAGCCAGGAACCTGACGCCAAACCCCCGGCAGTTTACCTCCTGACCATTGAGCGTATAGACCAGATATCCCAACGACTTGCCGACCTGATGGTTGAGCAAAAACCTTTTCTGCGCAGTGGGTATAGTATCAGGGACCTCTCTGAAGATGTCAATGTGCCCGCCTACCAGCTGTCTGCCTTTCTCAACAGGCAGAAGGGACTTAACTTCAACGATTACCTCAACCAGTTCCGCATCCGCCATTGCGAGGATGTGCTGCGCAGCGGCAGCGCCGAGCTGCTGAACCTGAAAGGCATTGCCGCCAACTGTGGCTTCAGCAACAGGAACACATTTACCAAGGCCTTTAAAAAATTCACCGGCTTTACGCCTTCCGAATACAAGAAGCAGTGTTATGGCCCCAGCCTGGAACACAGGATGAGTGCCGACACTGTTCCCTGCTGA
- a CDS encoding asparaginase domain-containing protein, with protein sequence MSIRIFVTGGTFDKEYNELTGELFFKETHLPEMLQRSRSGLDVTVRTLMMIDSLQMTDEDRELIVHQCRNASEDKIIITHGTDTMTVTAKVLAAKVQDKTIVLTGAMIPYKFGSSDGFFNLGSALAFAQVLPAGVYVAMNGRFFNWDNVRKNKQTGVFEETK encoded by the coding sequence ATGTCTATCCGTATTTTTGTGACCGGCGGCACCTTCGACAAGGAATACAATGAGCTGACCGGTGAACTGTTCTTTAAAGAGACCCACCTTCCTGAAATGCTCCAGCGCAGCAGGAGCGGCCTGGACGTTACCGTCCGCACGCTGATGATGATCGATAGCCTCCAGATGACAGATGAAGACCGGGAACTGATTGTTCACCAGTGCCGCAATGCTTCGGAAGACAAGATCATTATCACCCATGGCACCGATACCATGACCGTTACCGCTAAGGTGCTGGCAGCAAAAGTACAGGACAAGACCATCGTCCTGACCGGCGCCATGATCCCTTATAAATTCGGTAGCTCTGACGGATTCTTTAACCTGGGCTCTGCCCTGGCATTCGCCCAGGTCCTGCCTGCCGGCGTATACGTGGCCATGAACGGCCGCTTCTTTAACTGGGATAACGTACGTAAGAATAAACAGACGGGTGTATTTGAGGAAACGAAGTAG
- a CDS encoding CHAT domain-containing protein, protein MSRYTRKAILFFCCMTLLLAGLTGRANDSARLPDALLKKLQEFQRADNLADWIYARLDHVDSDPANNLDFLMATQQAAWRSYYTYPEREAWFNLLLLQGYHQLQAGNILASINAYEAAVQFYESYPLPLANPDEYLDYVLKPLGNNYTRLADYNTALYIQQKALALAEKKNNRQETAAIYSNMATSARWKGDLAGAVRYCQSGIRLVNRKSSLYGLLLSTYADVMMEQQRYDTAALLCRQALDWLDAFHQLGPMEDATALWYAGALQLEVRLALQKNNMQRAEGRTAFALSVLEEYFPATRQREKAKVNVLSGEILGKMHRYKESLEAHHQALRLLMPNWLPGNIRQLPPDSVLYGENTLADALAGKAEALAALQDVDAALAHYLAVFRAARQLRREFYSTDAKIRDLQVLRERATAAMQLAWQEWERTRQPRYQQQLLLIAELSKAQVLMEERVARLKTGTIPMTDTLALRQYRLREAVVTYQHELATGNAPAKWRNLLQATEYELSLLNKKIRLTAAAGLPEPALPDAGLLQTWYSLLPADVIVLEFFEGQPYSYLMELDRNGLRSTVRLPGRDSLRQLIPPFLQRWFTQGAAAMLNEPQEYYRDAHAIYDLLFGHTQWQPGRRYMLIPDGVFNYLPFDALVTEPAYKADVRQWPFLFRKAIVSQAYALQTWYSQQTQPYLEGQLAAFFVSRGKGSTQPVLSVEKEYALLKDRIGAGHAYFNEKATWQAFRQLADSLTVLHIGTHAVSSSLDSFPYLQLYDRPFLLADLRYKRFAPSLVVLGACRTADGLLMEGEGVNSLSRGFTAAGAGGVVSGLWNVNDEAATEIMALFYKALEAGDDPALALHRSREQWLEAHAGNPQLQLPYYWAGLQYSGHLLPVYFGEKGLRRYYWWLTAAGGLLLAGARWRYKKRSEKARRSTG, encoded by the coding sequence ATGTCCCGGTATACCCGGAAAGCGATCCTCTTTTTTTGTTGCATGACCCTATTGCTGGCCGGCCTTACCGGCCGGGCCAATGACAGCGCCCGCCTCCCGGATGCTTTACTGAAAAAATTACAGGAATTCCAGCGGGCTGATAACCTGGCCGACTGGATCTATGCCCGCCTGGACCATGTGGACAGTGATCCGGCCAATAACCTGGATTTCCTCATGGCCACGCAGCAGGCCGCCTGGCGCAGCTATTATACCTATCCCGAACGCGAAGCCTGGTTCAACCTCCTGCTCCTGCAAGGCTATCACCAGTTGCAGGCCGGCAATATCCTGGCCTCTATCAATGCCTATGAGGCGGCTGTGCAGTTCTATGAATCCTACCCGCTGCCACTGGCCAATCCCGATGAATACCTGGACTATGTCCTGAAGCCATTGGGCAATAATTATACGCGACTGGCGGACTATAACACCGCGCTCTATATCCAGCAGAAAGCCCTGGCCCTGGCGGAGAAAAAGAATAACCGGCAGGAAACAGCGGCTATCTACAGCAATATGGCCACCAGCGCCCGCTGGAAAGGCGATCTGGCAGGGGCAGTCCGCTACTGCCAGTCGGGCATCCGGCTGGTCAACCGAAAATCTTCCCTTTATGGTTTATTGCTGAGCACCTATGCAGACGTAATGATGGAGCAGCAGCGCTATGATACGGCGGCCCTGCTTTGCCGGCAGGCTTTAGACTGGCTGGATGCCTTTCACCAGCTTGGCCCTATGGAGGATGCTACCGCTCTCTGGTATGCAGGGGCGCTGCAACTGGAGGTGCGACTGGCACTGCAAAAGAACAATATGCAGCGGGCTGAGGGCAGGACCGCATTTGCCCTGTCGGTCCTGGAAGAATATTTTCCGGCCACCCGGCAAAGAGAAAAGGCCAAGGTCAATGTTTTGTCGGGCGAAATTTTAGGGAAGATGCACCGGTACAAAGAGTCCCTGGAGGCCCATCACCAGGCCCTCCGCCTGCTGATGCCCAACTGGCTGCCGGGCAATATCAGGCAGCTGCCTCCGGATAGTGTATTGTATGGAGAAAATACCCTGGCGGATGCATTGGCAGGAAAAGCGGAGGCACTGGCGGCCTTGCAGGATGTGGATGCTGCGCTGGCGCATTACCTGGCCGTCTTTCGGGCGGCGCGACAATTACGCCGGGAGTTTTATTCCACGGACGCCAAGATACGCGACCTGCAGGTGCTGCGTGAGCGGGCTACCGCAGCGATGCAGCTGGCCTGGCAGGAATGGGAACGGACCAGACAACCCCGTTACCAGCAGCAATTGTTGCTGATTGCCGAGCTGTCCAAAGCGCAGGTCCTGATGGAAGAAAGAGTGGCCCGCCTTAAAACCGGCACTATACCTATGACAGATACACTGGCCCTTCGCCAGTATCGGTTGCGCGAGGCCGTTGTTACTTACCAGCATGAGCTGGCCACCGGCAATGCCCCTGCTAAATGGCGGAACCTGCTGCAGGCTACAGAATATGAACTATCACTGCTCAATAAAAAGATCCGGCTAACGGCTGCTGCCGGTCTGCCTGAACCGGCCCTTCCTGATGCCGGCTTGCTGCAAACCTGGTATAGCCTGTTACCTGCTGATGTTATTGTCCTGGAGTTTTTTGAAGGGCAACCCTATAGCTACCTGATGGAGCTGGACAGGAATGGCCTGCGGTCTACCGTTCGCCTGCCGGGCCGGGACTCGCTGCGCCAGCTGATCCCTCCCTTTTTACAGCGATGGTTTACACAGGGTGCTGCTGCCATGCTTAATGAACCGCAGGAGTATTACCGGGACGCCCATGCTATCTACGACCTGCTCTTTGGCCATACGCAATGGCAGCCTGGCCGCCGGTACATGCTTATTCCTGACGGGGTGTTCAATTACTTACCTTTTGATGCACTGGTCACCGAACCGGCTTACAAAGCCGATGTCCGGCAATGGCCCTTCCTGTTCCGGAAAGCAATTGTGTCGCAGGCCTATGCGCTGCAAACCTGGTACAGCCAGCAAACGCAGCCCTACCTGGAGGGGCAGCTGGCGGCCTTTTTTGTATCCCGTGGCAAGGGCAGCACACAGCCGGTATTATCGGTAGAGAAAGAATATGCTTTATTGAAGGACCGGATAGGAGCAGGACATGCCTACTTCAATGAAAAGGCTACCTGGCAGGCTTTCCGGCAACTGGCGGACAGCCTCACTGTGCTGCATATAGGCACGCATGCCGTGTCTTCTTCCCTTGATTCCTTTCCTTATTTGCAGCTGTACGACCGTCCCTTTTTGCTGGCGGATCTCCGCTACAAACGATTTGCGCCCTCGCTGGTGGTGCTGGGCGCCTGCAGAACGGCCGATGGCCTGCTGATGGAAGGGGAGGGCGTCAACAGCCTCAGCCGCGGCTTCACAGCTGCCGGAGCGGGTGGGGTAGTGTCCGGACTATGGAATGTGAATGATGAAGCGGCCACGGAGATCATGGCGCTTTTTTATAAAGCCCTGGAAGCGGGGGATGATCCGGCCCTGGCCTTGCATCGCAGCCGGGAACAATGGCTGGAAGCGCATGCCGGCAATCCCCAGCTGCAATTGCCGTATTACTGGGCAGGCCTGCAATACAGCGGCCATTTGCTGCCGGTGTATTTTGGGGAGAAGGGCCTCAGGCGTTATTACTGGTGGCTTACGGCGGCCGGCGGTCTGCTGCTGGCAGGCGCCCGCTGGCGGTATAAAAAGCGGAGCGAGAAAGCCCGGCGGTCCACCGGGTAG